A stretch of Planococcus citri chromosome 5, ihPlaCitr1.1, whole genome shotgun sequence DNA encodes these proteins:
- the elm gene encoding calcineurin B homologous protein 1, with protein sequence MGNRSSLLLRDEEIAQIQDETGFTPNQIERLYSRFTSLDRGDCGTLSREDFLRIPELAINPLGDRIVNAFFEDSTTSDRVNFRQFMQVLARFRPIKKSKDNRLNSREQKLQFAFKMYDLDGDGKISRDELLAILHMMVGANISEEQLTSIAERTILEADQNGDQMISLDEFCKALERTDVEQKMSIRFLN encoded by the exons ATGGGTAACAGATCATCACTTCTACTTCGAGATGAAGAAATCGCTCAGATTCAAGATGAAACTGGAT TTACACCAAATCAAATAGAACGTTTATACAGTAGATTCACAAGTTTAGATAGAGGTGACTGCGGTACATTGAGTAGAGAAGATTTCCTTCGTATACCAGAACTCGCCATTAATCCTCTGGGAGATCGAATCGTTAACGCTTTTTTTGAAGATTCTACAACCAGCGATCGTGTAAACTTTAGGCAATTTATGCAAGTATTAGCCCGATTCAGACCTATAAAGAAGAGTAAAGACAATAGATTGAATTCGAGAGAACAGAAATTACAAT TTGCATTCAAAATGTACGATTTAGACGGCGATGGTAAAATCTCCAGAGATGAACTTCTTGCCATATTGCATATGATGGTTGGTGCGAATATAAG CGAAGAACAATTAACATCGATTGCCGAACGAACGATACTCGAAGCCGATCAAAACGGTGACCAAATGATCTCGCTGGATGAATTCTGTAAAGCTTTAGAAAGGACTGATGTTGAGCAAAAGATGTCGatacgatttttaaattaa